A window of Flavobacterium psychrophilum genomic DNA:
ACTTTGCACTTATAGTGAAGCAGGGAGACAGGAACCAGATAAATTTTTTACTTGCAGATTTTGCCGCGGACTATCTTACTTTACAAAACAATAATGATGAATAAAGTATACTGTACATTTCTATTGCTGCTAAACATTGCTTTGGGCTTTTCCCAGGAACGTATACCGCTTAAGGGTAAGGTGCTATCGGGAAGCAGGGGCATTGCAAATGTTTTTGTAATTAATAAAGCAAACGGTACCGAGGCTAAAACCGATTATAGCGGTGCATTCGCTATACAGGCAAAACCCGGCGACGTGCTCGCCGTATACAATAAAGATATAACGGTACGGGAATTTCTGCTAAAACCGGAGTCATTCGCAACACAACCTTATGAAGTGTCAGTTAATTACCAACCATACCAGCTGGATGAGGTGGTGATAGATAAGAATGTTACTGCGGAGTCATTAGGTATTGTGCCTAAGGGACAGAAGAAATTTACACAAGAGGAGAAAAAATTATATACAGCAAGTTATAACACACCATTATGGAAGCTTGCCTTAGGGCTGCTTGCCGGGTCTATGCCGGTAGATCCTTTTATAAATGCTATAACAGGGCGTACGCGAATGCTTAAAAACTCGGTGGCAACTGAAAGGACAATTGCGGCGATTGAAAAGATAAACGATATTTATACGAATGAGGAAGTGATTGGGCAACTTAAAGTTCCGGCAGATTATGTGCAGGGATTTAAGGTTTACGCAGCAGAGAATAAAGCAATAACCGCTGCTTTTACGGCAGGAGATGAAGGTCATGCAAAAGCTTTATTGGCTACACTGGCCATACAATACAATCAGCTTATAGCAAATGAATAAACTAGTCGCCATATTGTTTTTCCTTCTCCCTGTGCTGGTAATAGCCCAGGAGAGGCAGCAATTGAAAGGGCGTGCTATTTCAGATCAGCTGACTGTTGATTTTCTTATCGTTAAGAACACAACATCTAATGCAAGTGTCGAAGGAAATGAAGAAGGCGGTTTTGTTATTGAAACGGCTATAGGCGATGTGCTCGAGTTTTCAGCGCCAATTTTTAAGCCATTATACTATACCGTAACAGTAAGGGATTTTAAGGAAGAGCTTTTTGTGGTACGCATGGAAACAAAGGCTTTAATGCTGGATGAAGTGCAGGTATCCGGACTTACAGGAAACCTTGCCATAGACAGCAAGAATACCAAGGTGATTCTGCTGAACGGCCTTTTTGATCCGGCTGAGATAAATAAGAATCTGGTGCCTGCAAATCCAATGGGTAATGTAGATTTTGTAGCGATCTTTGGTCTTATTAAAAATTTGATATCATCTTCGGAACCGACAAAAATGTATAGTAAAAGAGATGCGCCACCACCACCCCGTGTAGAGCATAAGTTGTTTTCTAAAGTTTTACAGGAAAGTTACCCTGAATCTTTTTTTACAGAAACTATTGGTGTACCCAGGGAAAAACTGGGATTGTTCCTGAATTTTTGTAATGCTGAGGCCAAACGATATCTGCTTGATCCTAAAAATGAGGCCGACCTTATAGCGTACCTAAAAAAGAAATACGCCCAATACCAAAACCAATCACCTAACCAAGTTTATGAAGATTAAATTATTCTTTCTGTTGTTACTGCTTCCGGTAATGGCAATCGCCCAAAAAAAGCCGAGGACTGTTTTACCCGGGAAGGTTGTTGCCGACTCCCTTATGGTAGATAACCTTACGGTGCTAAACCTTACATCAAATATTCGCGCTGTTACAGATGCTGAAGGCGAGTTTACTATTTATGCCCGCCCTACAGATACGCTTATGTTTACCGGCGTAGGAGTGCGAACAGGTAAGCTGGTACTGAAAGATGAGCACTTTTCGCAAAGAAAGCTGCTTATAAGATTGAATGTAGATGTGAAAATGCTTGAAGAGCTTATAATCAAGGCGGAATTGAGTGATGACCTGAGTAAGGCGAGTAAAGCATCGAAAACAAAAAATCTTACTTCGGGGTTTGACTCCTCCAAGATTATAGAAAGTGCCGACCCCAAACCTGTTGCTAACATAAATACAGCATTACCAACAGCGGCAACAGGCAGTCAGTTAACAGGGGTAGATTTTGGTAAGATCTATAAATTAATATTTAAAAAGAAAAAGCGTAAAGATGCCGGCGAAATTTATGCGGCTGCATCGGGCAAAACATTTTCGCAAAATGCAAAAGAAAGATATACCTATTATTTTTTTACCGAAACACTTAAAATTCCCAAAGACGAGATCGGACTTTTTCTCACCTTTTGTGATAAAAGAAGCGAAACCGACTGGATGCTCGACCCTAAGAAAGAATTTGAACTTACCGATTACCTTATTGGTAAGAGCAGGGAATACTTAAAAAAAGAAAAATAACCCGCTAAGTTTATTACATTTGGGGCGAATGAGAAAAGTTATCACATTTTCGTCTCTTATACTAATTATGGTATTGTGTATGTCTATGACTGCGCACAAGTACTATGTTGCCGTATTTCAGATGGACTATGTGCCGTCAAAAAAAGTTATTCAGGTAACCTCCCGTGTTTTTGTAGACGACCTTGAAGCGGCGTTTGTGAAAAAGTATAAAAAGAATTTTTATCTTGGTACTTCAACCGAAGTAGCAGGCGCAAATGATTACCTGGCTAAATATTTTGGCGAAAAAATGCGCGTTAAGATAAACGGCAAAGAAAAAGCTGTGAAATTTTTAGGCAAGGAAATAGAAGACGATATTCTTATCTGTTACTACACCATACCTGCCGAAAGCGCAGTGAAATCTGTTGAGGTAACAAATACCACATTATTAGAAATGTTTGACGACCAGCAAAATATAATTCATGCCAAAGTAAAGGGTAACAAAAAAAGTCTGTTACTGACTAGTGGAGAAACAACTGGCTTGCTGGAATTTTAAAATACGGTTATGAGAAAGACTTTATATATACTATCGGTACTGGCAGTGTTTCAAATGACGGCTCAGGAAACACCTGTGCAAAAACGCGAACCAGGCCATAAGGATGCCAATAAATTTAGCCAGATGTACGATCTGCTGGCTACGCCAAATATGTTTCGTACAGCATCGGGAGCTCCCGGGCCGGCTTACTATCAGCAGCAGGCCGATTATAAGATGGACATTGAGTTGGATGATAAGAATACAAAGCTGTTTGGTAAAGAAACCATTACCTACCATAACAATTCGCCCGAGGATTTAGACTATTTATGGATTCAGCTGGACCAGAACCAAAGTGCTAAAGATTCAAAATCTAAACTGGTAGACAGCCAAAAGATGGATCAGGCGTATAATGCCGATGCATTTTCACGCCGTTACCTGGAAGAAGGTTTTGCGGGTGGTTTCAATATAGAATATGTTCAGGATGCTAATGGCAAAGCATTGCCGTTTACCATTAACCAAACCATGATGCGTATTGATCTGCCTACCCCGTTAAAGTCACGTAGTAAAATTTCATTCGCTATAAAATGGTGGTATAATATTAATAACTACCGTGTAGTTGGTGGGCGCTCGGGTTACGAACATTTTGATAAAGACAATAATAACCTGTATGTAATTGCGCAGTTTTATCCGCGAATGGCGGTATACAATGATGTGGAAGGCTGGCAGAACATGCAGTTTTGGGGTGCAGGCGAGTTTGCTTTGCCGTTTGGAAACTTTGAGGTAAATATTACTGTCCCTGCCGATCATATCATGGATGGTACCGGCGACCTTATGAACAGGGCTGAAGTGCTTACGGCAGATCAGCTTAAGCGTTACGAACAGGCAACAAGATCGTATGATAAGCCTGTGGTGATTGTAACTCAGGCGGAAGCCGAAAAATCAGAAAAAGGATTTGCTACCCAGAAGAAAACCTGGAAATTTAACGCTAAGAACGTAAGGGATTTTGCTTTTTCTACATCAAGGAAGTTTATTTACGATGCTATGGCCGTTAAGCTTTCAGAGAAAACGGTAATGGCAATTTCGTTATATCCTAAAGAAGCCAATCCGCTATGGGGTGATACTTCAACTAAAACGGTAGCGCACACTTTAAAAACCTATTCTAAATATACTTTTGATTACCCTTATCCTAAAGCTATATCTGTTTCGGCAGAAGACCAGGGGATGGAATACCCAATGATATGCTGGAACTACGGGCGCCCTGATGAAAAAGGATTTGTAAGCGACAGGATAAAATGGGGAAATATGAGTGTGATCATCCATGAGGTTGGGCACAACTTCTTCCCGATGATTGTTAATTCTGACGAAAGACAGTGGAGCTGGATGGATGAAGGACTTAATACTTTTATACAATATTTAACCGAGCAGGAATACTCGGCAGATTATCCGTCGTCACGTGGGCCTGCGTCTAAGATTGTTCCCTATATGAGCGGCGACCAGAAGTTTCTGGAGCCAATTATGACGAATTCTGAATCTATCCATCAGTTTGGCAGCAATGCGTATGCTAAGCCGGCTACAGGTTTAAATATACTGCGTGAAGTAATTATGGGCAGGGAATTGTTTGACCATGCCTTTAAAACCTATGCTAACCGTTGGAAGTTTAAGCACCCAACCCCTGAAGATTTTTTCAGGACTATGGAAGATGCATCTGCGGTAGACCTTGACTGGTTTTGGAGAGGCTGGTTTTATACTACAGATTATGTAGATCTGGGTATTCAGGACGTAAAACAATACTACGTAACCGAAAAACAGCCTGAAAGCGTTAAAGAGGTGAACATTAAAAAAGGCAGGTTCGGGCAGGAGAAAGGTCCATTTGTGTATATGGTGCCCGATACATACGATGTGAAAAAACGCGATAAGAAAGCACTTGATCTTAAAGAGGTGAAACTGCTTGACGATTATATTACAGAGAAATTTACAGGAGAGGAGAGGGCAAAACTAAAATCACCATCTTATTTTTATGAGGTAACGTTTAACAAGCCGGGTGATATGCTGATGCCGATAATAGCCGAGCTTACGTATGAAGACGGTACTACCGAAACGTTTACTTTCCCGGTGCAAATATGGAGAAAGAACAATCAAACGGCATCGAGGGTGTTTGCTACAAGTAAAAAAGTAACTAAAATTATTGTCGATCCTAAGTTGCTTACTGCCGATGTAGATGTTACCAATAACGTGTGGCCTGCAGCTGAAGGCAATGCAAAGTTTGATAAGTTTGGTGGCTAATTGAGGCTGTTAACGTTAAAATAGCTTTAATTGGGCTATAAACATAAACCGTTCGGGGTTTAAAAACGTAATTTATAATTACATTTGTATATTAAAATTTTGAGCTATGTTTGGAATAGGAGGAGGAGAATTTTTCTTCATTATAATAGTCGTACTTATGCTTTTCGGATCGGATAAGATTCCGGAAATCGCGCGCGGACTTGGTAAAGGTATGCAGCAGCTTAAGGATGCTACAAACGATATTAAAAGCGAAATTCATAAAAGTGCCGATATAGACGGGATAAAGAAAAGCTTTAACGAAATTGGTAACGGTACCAACGATACTTCAGATAGTATAAAAGGTGAGATCGATAAGATAAAAGAAGATGTTGAAGATATGTCGGGCCCTATAAAACGTATCCGATAATATGCTTGAAAGACTTATAGAACTGGACAGAGATGTATTTGTATACCTTAATTCCCTTGGAACTGAATTTTTTGACCCTTTCTGGTTGTTTATAACCAAACAGGTAAATTGGCTACCCATATTTGCAATTATAGCCTACCTTACTTTTAAAAGGCTGGGTTGGCGTCATGCGTTGCTCGTAGTAGGTATGGTTGCGGTTTTAATTGCTTTTACAGATCAGACAACAAACCTGTTTAAAAACAGTTTCCAAAGGCTGCGTCCGGGCAATAACCCCGAGATTGCAGGAATCATCAGGGCTATTCAGCACCGAAAATCATTCAGTTTTATATCAGGGCACGCTTCCAATTCTATGGCTGCCGCTTTCTTTTTATATCATGTATTAAAGCCTTACCTAAAATATATGGGCTTCTTTTTTATATGGCCGCTTATATTTGCTTACAGCCGAATTTACCTTGGCCTGCATTACCCGGGAGACATACTTTTGGGCTATGCATGGGGCATATTCACAGGTTGGCTTGTACTTAAGCTTTACGTATATTTAAGAAACAGATTCTTCCCGGAAGAAAAAGAACGATTAGATAACCCTACTAACAGTGAGCCCGTCACGAATGGGTAATAATACTGTTTCTACCCTTGGGTCTTCTTTCAGTAGTTTATTGTATTCTAATAGAATTTTAGTGCTTTTGTCGTTGGCTTTTACAGGTTCCAGTACTTTGCCACTCCACAAAACATTATCAGATAATATAATGCCACCTTTGTTCATAAGGGGTACGATCATATTAAAATAATTGATGTAATTCTCTTTATCAGCATCAATAAAAACAAGGTCAAACTTCTTATTAAGCGTTGGAATTATATCCAGTGCCTGGCCTAAATGTTGCGTGATCTGGTCTTTCCACTGCGAAAGGTCAAAGTATTTGCGCTGAAAATCATACAATTCCTCATTAACATCCATAGTATCCAGTGTGCCGTCTTTGCGTAGTCCTTCTGCAAGGCAAAGTGTGGCATAGCCGGTGTAAGTACCTATTTCTAGTATGTGCTGCGGATTTACAAGTTTAGCTATAATGCTAAGCACCCTTCCCTGAAAATGGCCGCTGAGCATTCTCGGCTGTAGTATTTTCTGGTGTGTTTCTTTATTTAAAGCAGCTAACAGTTCAGGCTCATTTTCGCTGTGAAAAGCAGCATAATCTTCCAGTTCTTCCGATATAAAATGCATTATGTTGTTTTTTTACAAAGGTAATAAATGCGGCCTATGTTAATTGTTATTGATAAGTATAAAATAATGTAACAAATTATCGGCAAAACGTTTAAATTTATGTTCTTAAAAAAAGCTTTCTATGAAGTTGAAAATTACTATGCTGTTTCTGTTCGTGTTGCAATTAAGCTATGGGCAGGTTACAAATCAAGGTAAGCCTGCAAGCTGGGCTACAATTGCTAAAGCAAAAGAGATGAGGGCAGAGGTAATGCCGGAAATTGATTTTCAAAAGTTACAGGCCGAAGACAAGATTAATGATGTGGGTAAAAATAAACCATGGCGTTATGGTTACGAATTTTTAGTAGATCACAACCTTGAAAACAGTGGGGTATGGAATGAACTTGATAACGGCGACAGGATATGGAGAATACGCTATTCATCTGCCGGTGCGCGCACTATGAACTTTTTGTTTAGCGATTTTTATATGCCTAAAGGTGCTAAAGTATATTTGTATGCTAATGACAGGAGCGATTTACTTGGTGCTTATGACGAGGCGCAAAACAGTGAAAGAAGGGTTTTAGGTACGTGGTTGGTAACCGGTGATGACGTGGTTATAGAATATTACGAGCCTAAGGCTGTAAAAGGCCAGGGTAAGCTAGAGGTATTTAAAGTAGTTCACGGATACAGGTCGGTTGGAAATTATGAAAAGTTGCCTGATTGGGATTTGAATGAATCCGGCGACTGCCACTATGATGTAAATTGTGACATGCCC
This region includes:
- a CDS encoding phosphoesterase, with protein sequence MLERLIELDRDVFVYLNSLGTEFFDPFWLFITKQVNWLPIFAIIAYLTFKRLGWRHALLVVGMVAVLIAFTDQTTNLFKNSFQRLRPGNNPEIAGIIRAIQHRKSFSFISGHASNSMAAAFFLYHVLKPYLKYMGFFFIWPLIFAYSRIYLGLHYPGDILLGYAWGIFTGWLVLKLYVYLRNRFFPEEKERLDNPTNSEPVTNG
- a CDS encoding Sec-independent protein secretion pathway component, translated to MFGIGGGEFFFIIIVVLMLFGSDKIPEIARGLGKGMQQLKDATNDIKSEIHKSADIDGIKKSFNEIGNGTNDTSDSIKGEIDKIKEDVEDMSGPIKRIR
- a CDS encoding aminopeptidase, with the translated sequence MTAQETPVQKREPGHKDANKFSQMYDLLATPNMFRTASGAPGPAYYQQQADYKMDIELDDKNTKLFGKETITYHNNSPEDLDYLWIQLDQNQSAKDSKSKLVDSQKMDQAYNADAFSRRYLEEGFAGGFNIEYVQDANGKALPFTINQTMMRIDLPTPLKSRSKISFAIKWWYNINNYRVVGGRSGYEHFDKDNNNLYVIAQFYPRMAVYNDVEGWQNMQFWGAGEFALPFGNFEVNITVPADHIMDGTGDLMNRAEVLTADQLKRYEQATRSYDKPVVIVTQAEAEKSEKGFATQKKTWKFNAKNVRDFAFSTSRKFIYDAMAVKLSEKTVMAISLYPKEANPLWGDTSTKTVAHTLKTYSKYTFDYPYPKAISVSAEDQGMEYPMICWNYGRPDEKGFVSDRIKWGNMSVIIHEVGHNFFPMIVNSDERQWSWMDEGLNTFIQYLTEQEYSADYPSSRGPASKIVPYMSGDQKFLEPIMTNSESIHQFGSNAYAKPATGLNILREVIMGRELFDHAFKTYANRWKFKHPTPEDFFRTMEDASAVDLDWFWRGWFYTTDYVDLGIQDVKQYYVTEKQPESVKEVNIKKGRFGQEKGPFVYMVPDTYDVKKRDKKALDLKEVKLLDDYITEKFTGEERAKLKSPSYFYEVTFNKPGDMLMPIIAELTYEDGTTETFTFPVQIWRKNNQTASRVFATSKKVTKIIVDPKLLTADVDVTNNVWPAAEGNAKFDKFGG
- a CDS encoding methyltransferase: MHFISEELEDYAAFHSENEPELLAALNKETHQKILQPRMLSGHFQGRVLSIIAKLVNPQHILEIGTYTGYATLCLAEGLRKDGTLDTMDVNEELYDFQRKYFDLSQWKDQITQHLGQALDIIPTLNKKFDLVFIDADKENYINYFNMIVPLMNKGGIILSDNVLWSGKVLEPVKANDKSTKILLEYNKLLKEDPRVETVLLPIRDGLTVSRVI